In Topomyia yanbarensis strain Yona2022 chromosome 2, ASM3024719v1, whole genome shotgun sequence, one DNA window encodes the following:
- the LOC131684874 gene encoding uncharacterized protein LOC131684874 codes for MDSNILSTKTQKLQPEDLARYLEKIKIVDGVDPYCMRFDAEMLPLTVDYDKIFAYLISKLSFRSGAPHKNVKSLDAYKTFQSGFVREVKGYKHNQVFVVFGKVLHSMSVGEAPAECWIIVNDNDSEEQALGTVLAAHCDCTAGAGETCSHVSAILYALSYAREICLGKHLSVTELPSYWIAPAGASANADLYKPIETVDFGRKRLTTCDLRDAPLDRTEEEYKKLIDNIVQTGQHVAASGAFFLRTDINVEEIEIIRCRERLESLSLQSHFNDTNVGKSLEDLVSLGKSINWTIDASDCFSIEEMTRKQHAEPLWFKLRYGRVTASIFHRCTRTSL; via the exons ATGGATTCGAACATTCTTTCAACTAAAACTCAGAAGCTGCAACCAGAGGATCTAGCTCGTTatttagaaaaaattaaaattgtggaTGGAGTTGATCCGTACTGCATGCGATTCGACGCCGAGATGCTACCACTAACAGTGGATTACGACAAGATATTTGCTTATTTAATTAGCAAATTATCATTCAGAAGTGGAGCTCCTCATAAAAATGTCAAATCATTGGACGCCTACAAAACTTTCCAATCCGGATTCGTTAGGGAAGTGAAAGGATATAAGCATAATCAGGTGTTCGTCGTTTTTGGAAAG GTGCTACACAGTATGAGTGTTGGTGAAGCTCCGGCAGAATGTTGGATCATAGTGAATGATAACGATTCCGAAGAACAAGCACTAGGAACAGTTTTAGCGGCCCACTGTGATTGTACTGCAGGCGCTGGAGAAACTTGTTCGCACGTTTCGGCTATTCTGTATGCTTTATCGTATGCCAGAGAAATATGTTTGGGAAAGCAT TTATCTGTGACGGAATTGCCTTCATATTGGATTGCTCCAGCGGGGGCTAGCGCAAACGCCGATTTGTATAAGCCAATTGAAACAGTCGACTTTGGCAGAAAACGATTAACAACTTGTGATTTGCGCGATGCTCCATTGGACAGAACCGAGGAAGAGTACAAAAAACTGATCGATAATATTGTTCAAACGGGACAACATGTGGCGGCCAGTGGTGCATTCTTTCTAAGAACTGACATTAACGTAGAAGAAATTGAAATCATTCGATGTAGAGAGCGTCTGGAATCGTTGTCGTTACAGAGTCACTTCAACGACACAAACGTTGGTAAATCGCTAGAGGATTTAGTGTCACTAGGAAAATCCATAAACTGGACCATCGATGCCAGCGATTGTTTTTCAATCGAAGAAATGACCAGAAAACAACATGCTGAACCATTGTGGTTTAAGCTGAGATATGGTAGAGTAACTGCATCAATTTTTCACCGCTGTACCAGAACCAGTCTCTAA